In Eschrichtius robustus isolate mEscRob2 unplaced genomic scaffold, mEscRob2.pri scaffold_81, whole genome shotgun sequence, the following are encoded in one genomic region:
- the LOC137758355 gene encoding complement decay-accelerating factor-like isoform X3, protein MSPARRSAPAVLRLLGRLAPPLLLLLLRPPAASGDCGLPPDVPNAQPALGALTSFLKQSTVTYKCNEGFVKVPGKADSVVCLNNKWSEVAEFCNRSCDVPSRLLFASLKKSYTKQNYFPEGSTVEYDCRLGYIRDHSLSGKLTCLQNFTWSKPDEFCKKKSCANPREIKNGHVNITHDLLFGSSIHFSCNTGYKLVGATSSYCSLAGSTVEWSDPFPECQEILCPEPPEVDHGMIEEKQNSYAYRHSVTYKCMKGFTLHGESSIYCTVKDDQGEWSGPPPECKETFQIYKVTPAVQKPTRVHVPATKVPPTPQKPSTVNVSGTEAPPTPQKPTTVNVSATEAPPTPQKLIKINSSATKSPIVSQKPTTVNVSATEAPPTPQKLIKINSSATKSPLVSQKPTTVKVSATEAPPTPQKLIKINSSATKSPLVSQKPTTVNVPATEVSSAPQKPSTANDSATTAPNSPISNTVSTAAQNPIMANASASQATPTTQRFTMAKSSLTQNLRATQKSTAVHTPVTKSLHATQRLTSAHVTATRSPAVPRATTRFHATSPPKGGGSSPSVASIIASGCVAGTIIIGTIILVKIFWGSGKSGTYMYDIDSFAYDASNHWLTEPKKS, encoded by the exons ATGAGTCCCGCGCGGCGGAGCGCCCCCGCCGTGCTGCGCCTACTGGGCAGGCTGGCcccgccgctgctgctgcttctcctgCGTCCTCCGGCTGCGTCGG GTGACTGCGGCCTTCCCCCAGATGTACCTAATGCCCAACCAGCTTTGGGAGCTCTTACAAGTTTTCTCAAACAAAGCACAGTAACATACAAATGCAACGAAGGCTTTGTAAAAGTTCCTGGCAAGGCAGACTCAGTGGTCTGTCTGAATAATAAATGGTCAGAGGTTGCAGAATTTTGTAATC GTAGCTGTGATGTTCCAAGCAGGCTACTTTTTGCATCTCTCAAAAAGTCTTATACCAAACAGAATTATTTCCCAGAAGGTTCCACTGTAGAATATGATTGCCGTTTGGGCTACATAAGGGACCATTCTCTCTCAGGAAAACTAACTTGCCTTCAGAATTTTACGTGGTCCAAACCTGATGAATTTTGTAAAA AAAAATCATGTGCTAAccctagagaaataaaaaatggtcATGTCAATATAACACATGACCTATTATTTGGATCGTCCATCCATTTTTCATGTAATACAGG GTACAAATTAGTTGGTGCAACTTCTAGTTACTGTTCTCTTGCGGGAAGTACTGTTGAGTGGAGTGATCCGTTTCCAGAATGCCAAG aaattttatgtCCAGAACCACCAGAAGTTGACCATGGAATGAttgaagagaaacaaaacagtTATGCATATAGACACTCTGTAACATATAAATGTATGAAAGGCTTCACCCTGCATGGAGAGAGCTCTATCTATTGTACTGTAAAAGATGACCAAGGAGAGTGGAGTGGCCCCCCACCTGAATGCAAAG AAACTTTTCAAATTTACAAAGTCACACCAGCAGTTCAGAAACCCACCAGAGTACATGTTCCAGCTACAAAGGTCCCACCAACTCCTCAGAAACCCAGCACTGTAAATGTTTCAGGTACAGAAGCCCCACCAACTCCTCAGAAACCCACCACTGTAAATGTTTCAGCTACAGAAGCCCCACCAACTCCTCAGAAACTCATCAAAATAAATTCTTCAGCTACAAAGTCCCCAATAGTTTCTCAGAAACCCACCACTGTAAATGTTTCAGCTACAGAAGCCCCACCAACTCCTCAGAAACTCATCAAAATAAATTCTTCAGCTACGAAGTCCCCACTAGTTTCTCAGAAACCCACCACTGTAAAAGTTTCAGCTACAGAAGCCCCACCAACTCCTCAGAAACTCATCAAAATAAATTCTTCAGCTACAAAGTCCCCACTAGTTTCTCAGAAACCCACCACTGTAAATGTTCCAGCTACAGAAGTCTCATCAGCTCCTCAGAAACCTTCCACAGCAAATGATTCAGCCACAACAGCCCCAAATTCCCCCATATCAAACACTGTCTCTACAGCAGCTCAGAATCCCATCATGGCAAATGCTTCTGCATCACAGGCCACACCAACAACCCAAAGATTCACCATGGCAAAATCTTCACTTACACAGAATCTTAGAGCAACACAAAAGTCCACTGCTGTACATACCCCAGTGACCAAGAGTCTCCATGCAACACAAAGATTGACCTCTGCTCATGTTACAGCAACAAGGAGTCCAGCTGTTCCCAGGGCAACAACACGTTTTCATGCAACAAGCCCACCTAAAGGAGGAGGAAGCTCTCCTTCAG
- the LOC137758355 gene encoding complement decay-accelerating factor-like isoform X5, with protein MSPARRSAPAVLRLLGRLAPPLLLLLLRPPAASGDCGLPPDVPNAQPALGALTSFLKQSTVTYKCNEGFVKVPGKADSVVCLNNKWSEVAEFCNRSCDVPSRLLFASLKKSYTKQNYFPEGSTVEYDCRLGYIRDHSLSGKLTCLQNFTWSKPDEFCKKKSCANPREIKNGHVNITHDLLFGSSIHFSCNTGYKLVGATSSYCSLAGSTVEWSDPFPECQEILCPEPPEVDHGMIEEKQNSYAYRHSVTYKCMKGFTLHGESSIYCTVKDDQGEWSGPPPECKETFQIYKVTPAVQKPTRVHVPATKVPPTPQKPSTVNVSGTEAPPTPQKPTTVNVSATEAPPTPQKLIKINSSATKSPIVSQKPTTVNVSATEAPPTPQKLIKINSSATKSPLVSQKPTTVKVSATEAPPTPQKLIKINSSATKSPLVSQKPTTVNVPATEVSSAPQKPSTANDSATTAPNSPISNTVSTAAQNPIMANASASQATPTTQRFTMAKSSLTQNLRATQKSTAVHTPVTKSLHATQRLTSAHVTATRSPAVPRATTRFHATSPPKGGGSSPSVASIIASDASLAKISPVVKRAGSGT; from the exons ATGAGTCCCGCGCGGCGGAGCGCCCCCGCCGTGCTGCGCCTACTGGGCAGGCTGGCcccgccgctgctgctgcttctcctgCGTCCTCCGGCTGCGTCGG GTGACTGCGGCCTTCCCCCAGATGTACCTAATGCCCAACCAGCTTTGGGAGCTCTTACAAGTTTTCTCAAACAAAGCACAGTAACATACAAATGCAACGAAGGCTTTGTAAAAGTTCCTGGCAAGGCAGACTCAGTGGTCTGTCTGAATAATAAATGGTCAGAGGTTGCAGAATTTTGTAATC GTAGCTGTGATGTTCCAAGCAGGCTACTTTTTGCATCTCTCAAAAAGTCTTATACCAAACAGAATTATTTCCCAGAAGGTTCCACTGTAGAATATGATTGCCGTTTGGGCTACATAAGGGACCATTCTCTCTCAGGAAAACTAACTTGCCTTCAGAATTTTACGTGGTCCAAACCTGATGAATTTTGTAAAA AAAAATCATGTGCTAAccctagagaaataaaaaatggtcATGTCAATATAACACATGACCTATTATTTGGATCGTCCATCCATTTTTCATGTAATACAGG GTACAAATTAGTTGGTGCAACTTCTAGTTACTGTTCTCTTGCGGGAAGTACTGTTGAGTGGAGTGATCCGTTTCCAGAATGCCAAG aaattttatgtCCAGAACCACCAGAAGTTGACCATGGAATGAttgaagagaaacaaaacagtTATGCATATAGACACTCTGTAACATATAAATGTATGAAAGGCTTCACCCTGCATGGAGAGAGCTCTATCTATTGTACTGTAAAAGATGACCAAGGAGAGTGGAGTGGCCCCCCACCTGAATGCAAAG AAACTTTTCAAATTTACAAAGTCACACCAGCAGTTCAGAAACCCACCAGAGTACATGTTCCAGCTACAAAGGTCCCACCAACTCCTCAGAAACCCAGCACTGTAAATGTTTCAGGTACAGAAGCCCCACCAACTCCTCAGAAACCCACCACTGTAAATGTTTCAGCTACAGAAGCCCCACCAACTCCTCAGAAACTCATCAAAATAAATTCTTCAGCTACAAAGTCCCCAATAGTTTCTCAGAAACCCACCACTGTAAATGTTTCAGCTACAGAAGCCCCACCAACTCCTCAGAAACTCATCAAAATAAATTCTTCAGCTACGAAGTCCCCACTAGTTTCTCAGAAACCCACCACTGTAAAAGTTTCAGCTACAGAAGCCCCACCAACTCCTCAGAAACTCATCAAAATAAATTCTTCAGCTACAAAGTCCCCACTAGTTTCTCAGAAACCCACCACTGTAAATGTTCCAGCTACAGAAGTCTCATCAGCTCCTCAGAAACCTTCCACAGCAAATGATTCAGCCACAACAGCCCCAAATTCCCCCATATCAAACACTGTCTCTACAGCAGCTCAGAATCCCATCATGGCAAATGCTTCTGCATCACAGGCCACACCAACAACCCAAAGATTCACCATGGCAAAATCTTCACTTACACAGAATCTTAGAGCAACACAAAAGTCCACTGCTGTACATACCCCAGTGACCAAGAGTCTCCATGCAACACAAAGATTGACCTCTGCTCATGTTACAGCAACAAGGAGTCCAGCTGTTCCCAGGGCAACAACACGTTTTCATGCAACAAGCCCACCTAAAGGAGGAGGAAGCTCTCCTTCAG
- the LOC137758355 gene encoding complement decay-accelerating factor-like isoform X6 codes for MSPARRSAPAVLRLLGRLAPPLLLLLLRPPAASGDCGLPPDVPNAQPALGALTSFLKQSTVTYKCNEGFVKVPGKADSVVCLNNKWSEVAEFCNRSCDVPSRLLFASLKKSYTKQNYFPEGSTVEYDCRLGYIRDHSLSGKLTCLQNFTWSKPDEFCKKKSCANPREIKNGHVNITHDLLFGSSIHFSCNTGYKLVGATSSYCSLAGSTVEWSDPFPECQEILCPEPPEVDHGMIEEKQNSYAYRHSVTYKCMKGFTLHGESSIYCTVKDDQGEWSGPPPECKETFQIYKVTPAVQKPTRVHVPATKVPPTPQKPSTVNVSGTEAPPTPQKPTTVNVSATEAPPTPQKLIKINSSATKSPIVSQKPTTVNVSATEAPPTPQKLIKINSSATKSPLVSQKPTTVKVSATEAPPTPQKLIKINSSATKSPLVSQKPTTVNVPATEVSSAPQKPSTANDSATTAPNSPISNTVSTAAQNPIMANASASQATPTTQRFTMAKSSLTQNLRATQKSTAVHTPVTKSLHATQRLTSAHVTATRSPAVPRATTRFHATSPPKGGGSSPSVASIIASD; via the exons ATGAGTCCCGCGCGGCGGAGCGCCCCCGCCGTGCTGCGCCTACTGGGCAGGCTGGCcccgccgctgctgctgcttctcctgCGTCCTCCGGCTGCGTCGG GTGACTGCGGCCTTCCCCCAGATGTACCTAATGCCCAACCAGCTTTGGGAGCTCTTACAAGTTTTCTCAAACAAAGCACAGTAACATACAAATGCAACGAAGGCTTTGTAAAAGTTCCTGGCAAGGCAGACTCAGTGGTCTGTCTGAATAATAAATGGTCAGAGGTTGCAGAATTTTGTAATC GTAGCTGTGATGTTCCAAGCAGGCTACTTTTTGCATCTCTCAAAAAGTCTTATACCAAACAGAATTATTTCCCAGAAGGTTCCACTGTAGAATATGATTGCCGTTTGGGCTACATAAGGGACCATTCTCTCTCAGGAAAACTAACTTGCCTTCAGAATTTTACGTGGTCCAAACCTGATGAATTTTGTAAAA AAAAATCATGTGCTAAccctagagaaataaaaaatggtcATGTCAATATAACACATGACCTATTATTTGGATCGTCCATCCATTTTTCATGTAATACAGG GTACAAATTAGTTGGTGCAACTTCTAGTTACTGTTCTCTTGCGGGAAGTACTGTTGAGTGGAGTGATCCGTTTCCAGAATGCCAAG aaattttatgtCCAGAACCACCAGAAGTTGACCATGGAATGAttgaagagaaacaaaacagtTATGCATATAGACACTCTGTAACATATAAATGTATGAAAGGCTTCACCCTGCATGGAGAGAGCTCTATCTATTGTACTGTAAAAGATGACCAAGGAGAGTGGAGTGGCCCCCCACCTGAATGCAAAG AAACTTTTCAAATTTACAAAGTCACACCAGCAGTTCAGAAACCCACCAGAGTACATGTTCCAGCTACAAAGGTCCCACCAACTCCTCAGAAACCCAGCACTGTAAATGTTTCAGGTACAGAAGCCCCACCAACTCCTCAGAAACCCACCACTGTAAATGTTTCAGCTACAGAAGCCCCACCAACTCCTCAGAAACTCATCAAAATAAATTCTTCAGCTACAAAGTCCCCAATAGTTTCTCAGAAACCCACCACTGTAAATGTTTCAGCTACAGAAGCCCCACCAACTCCTCAGAAACTCATCAAAATAAATTCTTCAGCTACGAAGTCCCCACTAGTTTCTCAGAAACCCACCACTGTAAAAGTTTCAGCTACAGAAGCCCCACCAACTCCTCAGAAACTCATCAAAATAAATTCTTCAGCTACAAAGTCCCCACTAGTTTCTCAGAAACCCACCACTGTAAATGTTCCAGCTACAGAAGTCTCATCAGCTCCTCAGAAACCTTCCACAGCAAATGATTCAGCCACAACAGCCCCAAATTCCCCCATATCAAACACTGTCTCTACAGCAGCTCAGAATCCCATCATGGCAAATGCTTCTGCATCACAGGCCACACCAACAACCCAAAGATTCACCATGGCAAAATCTTCACTTACACAGAATCTTAGAGCAACACAAAAGTCCACTGCTGTACATACCCCAGTGACCAAGAGTCTCCATGCAACACAAAGATTGACCTCTGCTCATGTTACAGCAACAAGGAGTCCAGCTGTTCCCAGGGCAACAACACGTTTTCATGCAACAAGCCCACCTAAAGGAGGAGGAAGCTCTCCTTCAG
- the LOC137758355 gene encoding complement decay-accelerating factor-like isoform X4: protein MSPARRSAPAVLRLLGRLAPPLLLLLLRPPAASGDCGLPPDVPNAQPALGALTSFLKQSTVTYKCNEGFVKVPGKADSVVCLNNKWSEVAEFCNRSCDVPSRLLFASLKKSYTKQNYFPEGSTVEYDCRLGYIRDHSLSGKLTCLQNFTWSKPDEFCKKKSCANPREIKNGHVNITHDLLFGSSIHFSCNTGYKLVGATSSYCSLAGSTVEWSDPFPECQEILCPEPPEVDHGMIEEKQNSYAYRHSVTYKCMKGFTLHGESSIYCTVKDDQGEWSGPPPECKETFQIYKVTPAVQKPTRVHVPATKVPPTPQKPSTVNVSGTEAPPTPQKPTTVNVSATEAPPTPQKLIKINSSATKSPIVSQKPTTVNVSATEAPPTPQKLIKINSSATKSPLVSQKPTTVKVSATEAPPTPQKLIKINSSATKSPLVSQKPTTVNVPATEVSSAPQKPSTANDSATTAPNSPISNTVSTAAQNPIMANASASQATPTTQRFTMAKSSLTQNLRATQKSTAVHTPVTKSLHATQRLTSAHVTATRSPAVPRATTRFHATSPPKGGGSSPSVASIIASGHICMTLTVLLMMLVTIG, encoded by the exons ATGAGTCCCGCGCGGCGGAGCGCCCCCGCCGTGCTGCGCCTACTGGGCAGGCTGGCcccgccgctgctgctgcttctcctgCGTCCTCCGGCTGCGTCGG GTGACTGCGGCCTTCCCCCAGATGTACCTAATGCCCAACCAGCTTTGGGAGCTCTTACAAGTTTTCTCAAACAAAGCACAGTAACATACAAATGCAACGAAGGCTTTGTAAAAGTTCCTGGCAAGGCAGACTCAGTGGTCTGTCTGAATAATAAATGGTCAGAGGTTGCAGAATTTTGTAATC GTAGCTGTGATGTTCCAAGCAGGCTACTTTTTGCATCTCTCAAAAAGTCTTATACCAAACAGAATTATTTCCCAGAAGGTTCCACTGTAGAATATGATTGCCGTTTGGGCTACATAAGGGACCATTCTCTCTCAGGAAAACTAACTTGCCTTCAGAATTTTACGTGGTCCAAACCTGATGAATTTTGTAAAA AAAAATCATGTGCTAAccctagagaaataaaaaatggtcATGTCAATATAACACATGACCTATTATTTGGATCGTCCATCCATTTTTCATGTAATACAGG GTACAAATTAGTTGGTGCAACTTCTAGTTACTGTTCTCTTGCGGGAAGTACTGTTGAGTGGAGTGATCCGTTTCCAGAATGCCAAG aaattttatgtCCAGAACCACCAGAAGTTGACCATGGAATGAttgaagagaaacaaaacagtTATGCATATAGACACTCTGTAACATATAAATGTATGAAAGGCTTCACCCTGCATGGAGAGAGCTCTATCTATTGTACTGTAAAAGATGACCAAGGAGAGTGGAGTGGCCCCCCACCTGAATGCAAAG AAACTTTTCAAATTTACAAAGTCACACCAGCAGTTCAGAAACCCACCAGAGTACATGTTCCAGCTACAAAGGTCCCACCAACTCCTCAGAAACCCAGCACTGTAAATGTTTCAGGTACAGAAGCCCCACCAACTCCTCAGAAACCCACCACTGTAAATGTTTCAGCTACAGAAGCCCCACCAACTCCTCAGAAACTCATCAAAATAAATTCTTCAGCTACAAAGTCCCCAATAGTTTCTCAGAAACCCACCACTGTAAATGTTTCAGCTACAGAAGCCCCACCAACTCCTCAGAAACTCATCAAAATAAATTCTTCAGCTACGAAGTCCCCACTAGTTTCTCAGAAACCCACCACTGTAAAAGTTTCAGCTACAGAAGCCCCACCAACTCCTCAGAAACTCATCAAAATAAATTCTTCAGCTACAAAGTCCCCACTAGTTTCTCAGAAACCCACCACTGTAAATGTTCCAGCTACAGAAGTCTCATCAGCTCCTCAGAAACCTTCCACAGCAAATGATTCAGCCACAACAGCCCCAAATTCCCCCATATCAAACACTGTCTCTACAGCAGCTCAGAATCCCATCATGGCAAATGCTTCTGCATCACAGGCCACACCAACAACCCAAAGATTCACCATGGCAAAATCTTCACTTACACAGAATCTTAGAGCAACACAAAAGTCCACTGCTGTACATACCCCAGTGACCAAGAGTCTCCATGCAACACAAAGATTGACCTCTGCTCATGTTACAGCAACAAGGAGTCCAGCTGTTCCCAGGGCAACAACACGTTTTCATGCAACAAGCCCACCTAAAGGAGGAGGAAGCTCTCCTTCAG